Within Felis catus isolate Fca126 chromosome A1, F.catus_Fca126_mat1.0, whole genome shotgun sequence, the genomic segment ATCGACACCCACCTCAGGTCGGCCCAGTCAACACCCTCCTCTGACTTGTCCAATCAACACCCACttcaggctggctcagtcaacacCCCCCTCTGGCTGGCCCAATCAACATCCAGCTCCTGCCGCTCTGATCAACACCCACTTCAGAATGACGCAATCAGTACCCGCTTCAGGCCGACTGGGCGGGGCCTGGCTTGTCACAGGCCTTCCCTCGTCTTCCGGGAAGCGCGGCGGGGGCGTAGCTACAGATCGAAAGGCGGGACTTCCTGCCCAGCGGAGCATAACTTCCCTAGTGTGCCGGAACTCACAGATCGAGGCTGGAAGCCAGCGGGCGCTCTGGTTTCTTGTGAGCTCTGAGGCGAGTAGAGGTTTGAGCGTCTGGTGGCGTTCAAGCTGTCGTCGCTAGACTTCTGCCTTGGTCGCCTCTAATCTCGGCCCTGGAGATGGCGACGTACACCTGCATTACCTGCCGGGTGGCGTTCGACGACGCGGAGGTGCAACGGGCCCACTACAAGACGGACTGGCACCGCTACAACCTGAAGCGCAAAGTGGCCGACATGGCCCCGGTCACCGCCGAGGGTTTCCAGGAGCGGGTGCGGGCGCAGCGGGCCGTGGCGGAGCAGGAGAGCAAGGGCACGGCCACCTACTGCACCGTCTGCAGTAAGAAGTTTGCCTCTTTCAACGCCTACGAGAACCACCTCAAGTCCCGGCGGCACGTGGAGCTGGAGAAGAAGGCCGTGCGGGCCGTGAACCGCAAAGTGGAGATGATGAACGAAAAGAACCTAGAGAAAGGCCTGGGCGTGGACAGCGTGGACAAGGATGCCATGAACGCGGCCATCCAGCAGGCCATCAAGGCTCAGCCGTCCTTGTCTCCCAAGAAGGCGCCCGCAGCGCCGGAGGAGGAGCCCAGTAGTCCCGTGGCGGTGGCTGATGGAGGACGTGCGCCTCACGACCGGGACCCGGCCGAGAAACCTCCCCGGCTCCAGTGGTTTGAACAGCAGGCCAAGAAGTTGGcaaagcagcaggaggaggaggagagtgaggaggaggaggacctcGACGAAGAAGGTAGTGGCTCTgttgcggggggcggggaggtgaaACTGACGAGTGAGGGTGGTTGAGATCCTTTCCCAAGTGACTTGTCGGAGCATCAGGCCCGCAGGGAATTTTGTCTATTTCGTTAACTGTGGTAGATTCAGGGCCTGGAAGCTTATCGGGGGCgttatttaataaatagttatttaataaatagtaGAATGAATTGATGACTTCCGTTTTGAAGGAGAAGGCGTCGAACACacgcatggggtggggggggcgtgtTACCGCGCACACCAACTGCGGCAGGGTGTGTGATTCTGCTCGGTTTCTAGTTATGATGGCTTCGCACTTAATTCAGTTAAGACAGCAAAATGAGGGGTTCAAAATGCGGGGGTTAACCTGAAATGTGGAGCTGGAGCCTCCTCCGTTTTACGAGCTGTTTATTCCTCCCTGCCCTCGTGGCACGTCCTGTTACTACTGATTGTGTACGTAGAGGCCTGGGAAGGAAGTACAAGGAGATTCCTGCATGCTGGAAAAGAAAGCTTAGGGAACGTTTTAGCGCCACAGATTTGTCCGTGTAACTTTAGCTAACGTCGAGATCGTGAAAGAGGGTTTGTCCTGCAAGTGGCATTCTCCAGGCCCGAACGGAAGGCTGCTCTGCCTCATGCTTGGGAGTCTTTGTGGTTTCTTCGCCGGCAGTTACCAACCACCTTGTTAAACTAACTTTGTTTTTCAACTCTCTGGCGTGAAGATTGGGAAGATATCGATTCTGATGAGGAGTCGGAATGTGAGGATGCTGAACCAATGGACGAGGCGGAGGAGCCGGATGCGTtggagggggaggctgggggaggcccCCTCGGCGGTGCTATCCCCATAACAGACTGCTTATTTTGCCCCCATCATTCAAGCTCCCTCATGAAGAATGTGGCTCATATGACCAAAGTCCACAGCTTCTTTATTCCCGACATAGAATATCTTTCTGATCTTAAGGGACTGATTAAATACTTGGGTAAGTACAGTAGTTTTCCTTTTAATGAGCAAATGCCACGTTATTGGGGGTCAAGTTTTAGGAGAACATTGCGTTTTTTGTTTCTCATCGATGTTTGATTTAgttatctgtttattttgtaaAGATCAAAAATTTGATGCATGTTTTTTGAATTGCGGAGATACATTGTGAGCTCTGAGCTGGCCGCAGAAAGCTGCCCTTGTGTTTTGTCCTCCACTTATTTTTCCAGGAGAGAAAGTTGGCGTTGGGAAGATTTGCTTGTGGTGCAATGAGAAAGGGAAATCCTTCTACTCCACGGAAGCTGTACAGGCACACATGAATGACAAAAGCCACTGTAAGCTCTTCACGGACGGTGATGCTGCTTTGGAATTTGCAGACTTCTATGATTTTAGGTAAGTCTGTCGTGTGCAATGTGAAGCCAGGTGGGGTCATCACACTTGAACCTAATTGATAGCGGTGTGCCTGTGCCTGATGCATGTGCCGCCTGTGCCTGATGCATGTGCCGTATATGCATTACGGCTCTTTTAACACTTCCGTGTGGGGGACTGTTCCGTGTCATTTTGTCGATAAGAAACTAAGAGTTGAGCCCACACATCTAATAAAAGAGATCTGATAAAGAGAAGATCTCAAGTCCAAACTGAAGTTTGTCTGacttgagaatttctttttctttatcggTGGTTTAAATGATTAGCAGGTCACTTTTGCCGGCCCCCTTGTGAACAGAGGGACTGAAGTGAGATTTCATGTTTTGGTTTCCCTGAGAGTCCTTGAATCACAGGCTGTCTCCTAAGGGAATTGAGTTGGTTGCTGAATGAGGCCAGTCCCAGGCATTCAATGGTGAGATTATCCCATAGGTGGCTCACCCTTAACTAGAAAGTCGGATAATTCACGCATGATGCCAGGAATCTGTGGCAGGCACTTTTGAACAGCTGTAGTGTCATGATACTTAGGACCTAGCACAGGTGTGCTAAGCAAGCAGATGTGTGTAATTACCGTGCCAAATATCCACCGTCTCCAGATACATGTGTTCAGAAAAGTCCTAGCCTTTTAAATTATCCTTTTGCATCTTTCTCCTGATTTCTCACTCTTGTCATCGAGGAGAAGTTTTTCATTCAGCCGTGTCGGTGGCTATGTAGTGGTAtcccactgtggttttaattttcgtTTCCCTGATGTTACCTAATGTAGTTGAAAACCTTTTTGTATTAATTGGTCACTTGGATACTCTTGTGAAGTGCCTGATCAAGTCTTTTGTCTGGTTCTTTATTGGGATTGGGTGATCTGTCTTATTACTAACATTTTAATGTGTAATTCtccaatttattttctatgtgtATTTGAGAACATGTCTACGAACATAAAGAATCTTCTGGAATTGCACTGTCCAATAATGGTAATTACTAGGTGCATTCATAGGActatttaagttaattaaaaatcaagttaaaaatgtaaaaattcagtTGTTTAGTTGTACTACCTACATTTCAAAACTCAGTGCCTAAAAGCACATGTGACCAGTAGCTACTTTATTGGACACACAGGCACAGAAAGTTTCTGTGGTCACAGAATCTTTTCAGACGGCACTCTCCTAGAAGTTGTCTTAGAATGGCTAAATTCGGGAGAGCAGCATCTCTAGCActaccttctccttcctcctatGGAGAAACAAATAGGTGAAAGAATTCAGTTGGAGGCCATTTGCTcagtcatttgtgttttttttttttttataaagaaaattttatatttacagcgaatttgagcagaaggtacagagatttcccatataaccCTTGCCCCCTGACACATACATAGCCTCCCTCGTTGTGGACATCCCACACTAGTGGTACATTCCTGAGTGATGACCTTACATTCGTATCTCATCATCGCCAAGTCCGTAGTTTATgctagggttcactcttggtgtcgTACATCTTCTGTTTGGACGAATGTATAATGACCCGTGTCTACCGTTAttgtatcatacagagtagtttcactgccctgaaaatcctgTGGATTCCGCCTGTTCTTCCCTCCTTGTCtcttcagactggcttctttcacttagtaacgtGCATTTAAGTTTTCTCCGTTTCTTTTCGTGGCTtcatagttcatttctttttagtactgaATACGGTTCTGTTTTCTGGATGTACCACAAGTGTATTTATCCACCCAGCTACTGAAGGGCGCTTTTGTTGCTCCCACgttggggcaattatgaataaagcttctataaccATCAGTGTGCAGATTTTGTGTTGTTGACatgttttcagctcctttggataaatacgaAATAGCACGATTGTGGATCCTGCGGGAAGAGTATGTTTGGCTTTGCAAGAAACCCCCAAGCTGTCTCGGAAAACGGCTGCACCATTTTGTGTTCCCGCGAGCGATGAGTGAGGATGCCCATTGCTTCACATTCTTGCCggcatttgatgttgtcagtgttctggattttggctgtTTTAATAAGCGTGTGTAGtgttatctctttttattttgcatttccctcatgacaTGATGTGGAGCACCTTTTTACACGCTTGTTTGCAGCCTGTATATCTTAGTGAGGTGCCCGGTGAGGTCCCTGCCCCATTTTCAAGTCTGGTTTATATTCTTATCACTCAgttctaagagttctttacatgttttgaATAACGGTCCTTTATCGGATGTGTCTTCTGccaacattttctcccagtctgtggcttgtattGTAATTCTCTTGACACTGTCTTTCCCagagaagtttttcattttagtgaaGTCCATCTTACCAATTATtcctttcatggatcatgcctttcGTGATGCACATAAAAAGTCCTCACTGAACCCTAAGTCATCTAGATTGTCTCCCATGTTATATTGTAGTTGTTCTTATAGTTTCGTGTTTTacgtttaggtctgtgatccatatTGAGTTTATGGGTCACTTGTACACTCTGTCTTACAGAGGATGCGACCAAGTTGACTTTCCTCCTAAAAGTTTCAGCTTGCCGTGCCTGCAGCGGTTGGTTCCCTGCGCTTAGGTAGCCAGTGGGTTTGCCGGTTTGCAAACACAATTTGTCTTTTAGTCAAATTTGAGGTATTAGTCTTTTTATTAATGCCATTATTAATGCCGCTGTTACAGGAGTAGCTACCCAGATTACACGGAAGGGGGGCAGCCTGATGGGACTGAGGACTTACCCTCCGAAAAGACATTAGAATATGATGATGAAACCATGGAGCTGATTCTGCCTTCTGGTAAGTATGTTTGGCAAAGATGGCATAACGCGGGTGAGATGATTAGAGAGGCATGTTCCCATCAGTTCTCTTCCGTACTGGAGGAAGTCGTTACAGTTTTATGTTCTCAGGTACATAGTAATGAAGGTCTCCACTTAGCTCTGTGTTGGCTGTTTTGTTTAAATTAGATCAGTGTTTTTGCTCACTTCTGTTATGATTTTGAATGCTTTCATCAGTCATCTCCTTTCAGATACATAGACgttttctctttggttctttctTGTTATTATTGCCTCATTTAGGTTTCTCTTGTTAATGTTGGCCGTACTCTTATTCTTTGAACTGATTCCTGTTTCCTCACGTTGCTCAGACTCCCAGGTAGTCTGGCACGGGTGTATCGGGCTGACAGCGCCTGGCCCAGTTGCCTGTTTATTTCCTAATTGTGGCAGGGAGGCTCGGAGTTTGAGTTCTGCCTTCTACTTTAGGGAACAGGATTTGACTGATATGGTGGGGATTTATCCCAGGTggggatttatcccaggtatgaaaaggtggggggagaaaaagccaTGAATATGAGAAGCATCTGCTGTTGTTTACAATGTTATGATTAGCTGATAAGAACGGGAGAAGCTACAGAAGACCCgtgggaaggaaagggaatggaACAGAAGAGCTGACAAGATCCTAATAATACgtggtatttactgagcacttagcaTGGTAGGTGGatacattattttatctttaggaGC encodes:
- the ZNF622 gene encoding zinc finger protein 622, with the translated sequence MATYTCITCRVAFDDAEVQRAHYKTDWHRYNLKRKVADMAPVTAEGFQERVRAQRAVAEQESKGTATYCTVCSKKFASFNAYENHLKSRRHVELEKKAVRAVNRKVEMMNEKNLEKGLGVDSVDKDAMNAAIQQAIKAQPSLSPKKAPAAPEEEPSSPVAVADGGRAPHDRDPAEKPPRLQWFEQQAKKLAKQQEEEESEEEEDLDEEDWEDIDSDEESECEDAEPMDEAEEPDALEGEAGGGPLGGAIPITDCLFCPHHSSSLMKNVAHMTKVHSFFIPDIEYLSDLKGLIKYLGEKVGVGKICLWCNEKGKSFYSTEAVQAHMNDKSHCKLFTDGDAALEFADFYDFRSSYPDYTEGGQPDGTEDLPSEKTLEYDDETMELILPSGARVGHRSLMRYYKQRFGLSRTVAVAKNQKAVGRILQQYRALGWTGSTATEAALMRERDMQYVQRMKSKWMLKTGMKNNATKQMHFRPQVRF